From a region of the Actinomadura luzonensis genome:
- a CDS encoding glycosyltransferase family 4 protein, with amino-acid sequence MSVRERTLRIALLSYRSKPTCGGQGVYLRHLSRELVALGHHVEVFSGQPYPELDEGVILRKVPSLDLYRDEDPFRTPKLHEYRDWIDWLEVGTMWTAGFPEPLTFTLRAHRELKKRVGDFDVVQDNQTLGYGLLGIQKLFPVVGTIHHPISVDRRIELEAAQGAKKLTMRRWYGFVKMQARVAPRLSPILTVSESSLADIHRDFNVPQANLRLIPLGVDTRYFHPRPDKPRRKGSIVAVASADSPMKGVATLLRAVAKLSTERDVNLTVVSKPTPGGPTEQLVQELSLQERVRFVHGISDDELGELIATSEISVVPSLYEGFSLPAVEHMACGTPLVASRTGALPEVVGDAAVQVPPGDAEELAAALRRLHDSPEERERVGKAGYDRVMERYTWHVVAKRTVEAYHEAIAAHRPRP; translated from the coding sequence GTGTCCGTGCGGGAGCGAACGCTGCGGATCGCGCTGCTGTCCTACCGCAGCAAGCCCACATGCGGTGGCCAGGGTGTCTACCTCCGCCACCTGAGCCGCGAGCTGGTCGCGCTCGGGCACCACGTCGAGGTGTTCTCCGGCCAGCCCTATCCCGAGCTGGACGAGGGCGTCATCCTGCGCAAGGTGCCGAGCCTCGACCTCTACCGGGACGAGGACCCGTTCCGCACGCCCAAGCTGCACGAGTACCGCGACTGGATCGACTGGCTGGAAGTCGGCACCATGTGGACCGCCGGGTTCCCCGAGCCGCTGACGTTCACCCTGCGCGCCCACCGCGAGCTGAAGAAGCGGGTCGGCGACTTCGACGTCGTCCAGGACAACCAGACCCTCGGCTACGGCCTGCTCGGCATCCAGAAGCTGTTCCCCGTGGTCGGCACCATCCACCACCCCATCAGCGTCGACCGCCGCATCGAGCTGGAGGCCGCCCAGGGCGCCAAGAAGCTCACCATGCGCCGCTGGTACGGGTTCGTGAAGATGCAGGCCCGCGTCGCGCCGCGGCTGAGCCCGATCCTGACCGTCAGCGAGTCCTCGCTGGCCGACATCCACCGCGACTTCAACGTCCCGCAGGCCAACCTGCGGCTGATCCCGCTCGGCGTCGACACCCGCTACTTCCACCCGCGCCCGGACAAGCCGCGCCGCAAGGGCTCGATCGTGGCCGTCGCCAGCGCCGACTCGCCGATGAAGGGCGTCGCCACGCTGCTGCGCGCGGTCGCCAAGCTCTCCACCGAGCGCGACGTCAACCTCACCGTCGTCAGCAAGCCCACCCCGGGCGGGCCCACCGAGCAGCTCGTCCAGGAGCTGTCGCTGCAGGAGCGGGTGCGCTTCGTGCACGGCATCTCCGACGACGAGCTGGGCGAGCTGATCGCCACCTCGGAGATCTCGGTCGTGCCGTCGTTGTACGAGGGGTTCTCGCTGCCCGCCGTCGAGCACATGGCGTGCGGCACGCCGCTGGTCGCCAGCCGCACCGGCGCGCTGCCCGAGGTCGTCGGCGACGCGGCCGTCCAGGTGCCGCCGGGCGACGCCGAGGAGCTGGCCGCCGCGCTGCGCCGCCTGCACGACTCCCCCGAGGAGCGCGAGCGCGTGGGCAAGGCCGGCTACGACCGCGTCATGGAGCGCTACACCTGGCACGTCGTGGCCAAGCGCACGGTCGAGGCCTACCACGAGGCCATCGCCGCCCACAGGCCCCGCCCGTGA
- a CDS encoding GDP-mannose 4,6-dehydratase, with amino-acid sequence MARRALITGITGQDGSYLAEHLLEQGYEVWGLARGQANPRVSRVRRLLSDVQVVRGDLLDQGSLISAVERVQPDEVYNLGAISFVPMSWEQAELTAEVTGMGVLRMLEAIRVCSGVSRGSSGAGGQIRFYQASSSEMFGQVTETPQNERTAFHPRSPYGVAKAYGHFLTQNYRESYGMFAVSGILFNHESPRRGAEFVTRKVSLGVARIKLGLATELRLGNLEARRDWGYAGDYVRAMHLMLQAATPEDYVIGTGRMKSVRELAEAAFTAAGLDWERYVVTDQTLHRPAEVDLLCAEPKKARTQLGWEPTVSFDELVAMMVEADLKLLTDGGDPDQEGSWP; translated from the coding sequence TTGGCCAGGCGCGCTCTGATCACCGGCATCACCGGCCAGGACGGTTCCTATCTGGCGGAGCACCTGCTGGAGCAGGGGTACGAGGTCTGGGGGCTGGCGCGGGGCCAGGCGAACCCGCGCGTGTCGCGGGTGCGGCGGCTGCTGTCGGACGTCCAGGTGGTGCGGGGCGACCTGCTCGACCAGGGGTCGCTGATCTCGGCCGTGGAGCGGGTGCAGCCCGACGAGGTGTACAACCTGGGCGCGATCTCGTTCGTGCCGATGTCCTGGGAGCAGGCCGAGCTCACGGCCGAGGTGACCGGGATGGGGGTGCTGCGCATGCTGGAGGCGATCCGGGTGTGCTCGGGCGTGTCGCGGGGCTCCTCGGGGGCCGGCGGACAGATCCGCTTTTATCAGGCTTCGTCCTCCGAGATGTTCGGCCAGGTCACCGAGACCCCCCAGAACGAGCGCACCGCCTTCCACCCGCGCTCTCCGTACGGCGTGGCCAAGGCCTACGGCCACTTCCTCACCCAGAACTACCGCGAGTCGTACGGCATGTTCGCCGTCTCCGGCATCCTGTTCAACCACGAGTCGCCCCGGCGCGGCGCCGAGTTCGTCACCAGGAAGGTCTCGCTCGGGGTGGCCAGGATCAAGCTCGGGCTCGCCACCGAGCTGCGCCTCGGCAACCTGGAGGCCCGGCGCGACTGGGGGTACGCCGGCGACTACGTCCGGGCCATGCACCTCATGCTCCAGGCCGCCACCCCCGAGGACTACGTGATCGGCACCGGGCGGATGAAGTCGGTGCGCGAGCTGGCCGAGGCCGCCTTCACCGCGGCCGGGCTCGACTGGGAGCGGTACGTCGTCACCGACCAGACGCTGCACCGGCCGGCCGAGGTGGACCTGCTGTGCGCGGAGCCGAAGAAGGCGCGCACGCAGCTCGGCTGGGAGCCGACGGTGTCGTTCGACGAGCTGGTGGCCATGATGGTCGAGGCGGACCTCAAGCTGCTCACCGACGGCGGCGACCCCGACCAGGAAGGCTCCTGGCCCTGA
- a CDS encoding class I SAM-dependent methyltransferase has product MLTVDFARLPVGPGVRVLDLGCGGGRHAFEVLRRGADVIAFDMDQAELDNVANMFAAMDKAGEVPAGASGQTVQGTALGMPFEDESFDRVIAAEVLEHIPDDMAAMAEIFRVLKPGGTAAVTVPSFLPERICWALDEAYHTAPGGHVRIYTLAELSAKLKATGFEIGPHHHAHGLHSPYWWIKCAVGVNNDDHPLAKAYHELLVWDIMKRPAATRIAEALLNPVIGKSVVLYVRKP; this is encoded by the coding sequence GTGCTGACCGTGGACTTCGCCCGGCTGCCCGTCGGCCCCGGCGTGCGCGTGCTCGACCTGGGCTGCGGCGGCGGCAGACACGCCTTCGAGGTGCTGCGCCGCGGGGCGGACGTGATCGCCTTCGACATGGACCAGGCGGAGCTGGACAACGTGGCGAACATGTTCGCGGCGATGGACAAGGCGGGCGAGGTGCCCGCGGGCGCGAGCGGCCAGACCGTCCAGGGCACGGCGCTCGGCATGCCGTTCGAGGACGAGAGCTTCGACCGGGTCATCGCCGCCGAGGTGCTGGAGCACATCCCGGACGACATGGCGGCCATGGCGGAGATCTTCCGCGTGCTCAAGCCGGGCGGCACCGCCGCGGTCACCGTGCCGAGCTTCCTGCCCGAGCGCATCTGCTGGGCCCTCGACGAGGCGTACCACACCGCGCCGGGCGGCCACGTGCGCATCTACACCCTCGCCGAGCTGTCGGCCAAGCTCAAGGCGACGGGCTTCGAGATCGGCCCGCACCACCACGCGCACGGGCTGCACTCCCCCTACTGGTGGATCAAGTGCGCGGTCGGCGTGAACAACGACGACCACCCGCTCGCCAAGGCCTACCACGAGCTGCTGGTCTGGGACATCATGAAGCGCCCGGCCGCCACCCGCATCGCCGAGGCCCTGCTCAACCCGGTGATCGGCAAGAGCGTCGTCCTCTACGTCCGAAAGCCATGA
- a CDS encoding AraC family transcriptional regulator, whose protein sequence is MAEDWSRYWRAGERPIEAMHAHFERHVYHRHSHDTYSFGVTESGAQAFTCRGGAHTSAAGMVMAFNPDDPHDGHAADALGFTYRIVHLGPDLVAEALADATGRRAPLPLFAAPVVADTDLAGALRAFHRALLADAGTTTSLRRDELLAATVARIARAAATRPPPAPPARPRRSAAVAARARRLLHDRLLDDPTAEDLARAAGGSRFAVYRAFRAEYGLSPSDYQRQLRLRHARTLIARGVPIGEAAVAAGFADQSHLTRWFTRCYGLTPGAWREAAAL, encoded by the coding sequence GTGGCGGAGGACTGGTCACGGTACTGGCGGGCGGGCGAGCGCCCGATCGAGGCGATGCACGCGCACTTCGAGCGGCACGTCTACCACCGCCACAGCCACGACACCTACTCCTTCGGCGTGACGGAGAGCGGCGCGCAGGCGTTCACCTGCCGCGGGGGCGCGCACACGAGCGCGGCCGGCATGGTCATGGCCTTCAACCCGGACGACCCCCACGACGGCCACGCCGCCGACGCCCTCGGCTTCACCTACCGGATCGTGCACCTCGGCCCGGACCTGGTCGCCGAGGCACTGGCGGACGCGACCGGCCGCCGCGCGCCCCTCCCCCTGTTCGCCGCCCCGGTCGTGGCCGACACGGACCTCGCGGGCGCGCTGCGGGCCTTCCACCGGGCCCTCCTGGCCGACGCGGGGACGACGACGTCGTTGCGCAGGGACGAGCTGCTGGCGGCGACCGTCGCCAGGATCGCGCGGGCGGCCGCCACCCGGCCCCCGCCCGCCCCGCCGGCGCGACCCCGCAGGTCGGCGGCCGTCGCGGCGCGCGCCCGGCGGCTCCTGCACGACCGCCTGCTCGACGATCCGACGGCCGAGGACCTGGCCAGGGCGGCGGGCGGCAGCCGGTTCGCGGTCTACCGGGCGTTCCGGGCGGAGTACGGCCTGTCCCCCAGCGACTACCAGCGCCAGCTCAGGCTGCGCCACGCCCGTACGCTGATCGCGCGGGGCGTGCCGATCGGGGAGGCGGCGGTGGCGGCCGGGTTCGCCGACCAGAGCCACCTGACCCGCTGGTTCACCCGCTGCTACGGCCTGACGCCCGGCGCCTGGCGGGAGGCGGCCGCCCTATAG
- a CDS encoding prenyltransferase, whose product MISRAEVVRTAGSIAAIQQEDGGVPWPEGHVDVWNHVECLMAMSVAGLAEPVRRGYAYLGRHQRPDGSWPMKLVDGVPVELGGETNHAAYVAAGLWHHHLVTGERAFTERHWPMAKAALDYVAGLQTERGEIVWERDARGRPSSYALLTGCSSIHQGLRCGVLLGELLGDPQPHWELAADRLAHVLAAHPEAFADKSRFSMDWYYPVLGGAVRGRQAFELLEREWATFVVPGLGIRCVSDQPWVTGAETCELVLALDALGDRERAARLFADMQHLRHEDGSYWTGWQFANRKHFPYERSGYTAAAVVLAADALLGLSPGAGLFRDIDRTATFDPDVCGCAAGIGVPPQAAERETP is encoded by the coding sequence ATGATCTCCCGAGCGGAGGTCGTGCGGACGGCCGGGAGCATCGCGGCGATCCAGCAGGAGGACGGCGGCGTCCCGTGGCCCGAGGGGCACGTGGACGTGTGGAACCACGTCGAGTGCCTGATGGCGATGTCCGTGGCGGGCCTCGCCGAGCCGGTGCGCCGCGGCTACGCCTACCTCGGCCGGCACCAGCGGCCCGACGGGTCGTGGCCGATGAAGCTGGTGGACGGCGTCCCGGTGGAGCTGGGCGGCGAGACCAACCACGCCGCCTACGTCGCGGCCGGCCTCTGGCACCACCACCTCGTCACCGGCGAGCGGGCCTTCACCGAGCGGCACTGGCCGATGGCCAAGGCCGCGCTCGACTACGTGGCCGGGCTGCAGACCGAGCGGGGCGAGATCGTCTGGGAGCGCGACGCGCGGGGACGGCCCTCGTCGTACGCGCTGCTGACCGGCTGCTCCTCGATCCACCAGGGGCTGCGTTGCGGGGTGCTGCTCGGCGAGCTGCTGGGCGACCCGCAGCCGCACTGGGAGCTGGCGGCCGACCGGCTGGCGCACGTGCTGGCCGCGCACCCGGAGGCGTTCGCGGACAAGAGCCGGTTCTCGATGGACTGGTACTACCCGGTGCTGGGCGGGGCGGTGCGCGGGCGGCAGGCGTTCGAGCTGCTGGAGCGGGAGTGGGCGACGTTCGTGGTGCCGGGGCTCGGCATCAGGTGCGTCTCCGACCAGCCGTGGGTGACCGGGGCCGAGACGTGCGAGCTGGTGCTGGCCCTGGACGCCCTGGGCGACCGCGAGCGGGCCGCGCGGCTCTTCGCCGACATGCAGCACCTGCGGCACGAGGACGGCTCGTACTGGACGGGCTGGCAGTTCGCGAACCGCAAGCACTTCCCGTACGAGCGCTCCGGCTACACGGCCGCGGCGGTGGTCCTGGCGGCGGACGCGCTGCTGGGGCTCTCCCCCGGCGCCGGGCTGTTCCGCGACATCGACCGCACGGCGACCTTCGACCCGGACGTGTGCGGCTGCGCGGCCGGCATCGGCGTCCCGCCGCAGGCCGCCGAACGGGAGACGCCCTAG